The following are from one region of the Zonotrichia leucophrys gambelii isolate GWCS_2022_RI chromosome 1A, RI_Zleu_2.0, whole genome shotgun sequence genome:
- the LOC135458248 gene encoding calmodulin, striated muscle, which produces MAERLSEEKIAEFKEAFSLFDRDGDGCITTRELGTVMRSLGQNPTEAELQDMVGEVDADGSGTIDFAEFLSLMARKMRDTDSEEEIREAFRVFDKDGNGYISAAELRHVMTNLGEKLTDEEVDEMIKEADCNNDGQVNYEEFVRMMTEK; this is translated from the coding sequence ATGGCCGAGCGGCTGTCGGAGGAGAAGATCGCCGAGTTCAAGGAGGCCTTCTCGCTCTTCGACCGCGACGGCGACGGCTGCATCACCACGCGCGAGCTGGGCACCGTCATGCGCTCGCTGGGCCAGAACCCCACCGAGGCCGAGCTGCAGGACATGGTGGGCGAGGTGGACGCCGACGGCAGCGGCACCATCGACTTCGCCGAGTTCCTGTCGCTGATGGCGAGGAAGATGAGGGACACGGACAGCGAGGAGGAGATCCGGGAGGCGTTCCGCGTCTTCGACAAGGACGGCAACGGCTACATCAGCGCGGCCGAGCTGCGGCACGTCATGACCAACCTGGGCGAGAAGCTGACGGACGAGGAGGTGGACGAGATGATCAAGGAGGCCGACTGCAACAACGACGGGCAGGTCAACTACGAGGAGTTCGTGAGGATGATGACGGAGAAGTGA